Within Thermodesulfobacteriota bacterium, the genomic segment CCGTAATATACGGCACCTAGGTTATTGTAAGCGTCCGCGTAGCCCGTATCTATCCGCAGTGCCATCTTGTAGTTCGTTATGGCGCCGTCCATATTGCCCATGGCCGCATAGGCGATCCCTATATCGTAATAGACCTGCGGCGTACCGGGCCTGGCCGCCAGGGATTTGCGGTACTCCTCTATGGCCTTCGTATACTCACCACGCTCACTGTATTGGCCTCCCAGGTTGGTGTGCGGCCTCGCCTTGCCGGGACTCTTGCCCACAACGTCTGCCCAGACGGTGAAGCCGTCCTTCCAGACGAAGTTCCTCTTGAAGGCGGTGGCGCCGAGGGGAACTATAGTTAGAAGCAAGAGCAGGCAGATATAGACGAAGGAAAACTCTACTCTCCCTCCCTTCATTCTCATGGCGTCAAGGGGCGAGGACGACCTCCCCGCCTACCCGTCCCGGCTTCGGCGTCCGGGGGGGTGTCCGGGGCAGGGGGGGCGGGAGCCGGGACACACCCGCGCCCTTAAGCCCTCCGGAGAGATCCAGCGCCACTTCGCCCCCGAGTGGAGCGGGCCTGAAATCCACTTCCCAGTTGTCCACGTCTATCGGTATCACCCCGGCGGACTTAACCGACCCGTCTTCGGTGAAGACTACCCTGGCGATTATGCCCTCCGGCCCCTTAAGGCTATAGGAGCCGAAGACGAAGTTCCCGAGGCTGTAGAGTATAAGCCCGTCGTTGTAGAACTCGGCCCCCTGGACCACGTGCGGGTGGTGTCCGAGGACGAGCCGCGCGCCGCTGTCTATGGCGGTATGCGCCAGTTCCCTCTGGTAGTCCTTGGGCTCCTTAAGGCCCTCCTCACTCCAGTGGAACGATACGATAACGATATCCGCCTCCCCGGCCGCCTTCCTCACATCCGCCCTTACATGCTCCGGCCGGCCGTAGGCCGTCCCGGGGGAGCGCTTCCCCGCGTAGAACTCCTCGGGGAGCGTATTGGAGTAGGCGAGGACCGCCACCTTAACGCCCTTTATCTCCACGACTGCAGGTCTTCTCGCCTCTTCGAGGGTTCGGCCCGCGCCGCCGTGGGCTATCCCGAGACCGTCGAGACGGGCCATAGTGTCGCCGAGCCCGGCGGCGCCGTAGTCCATTATGTGGTTATTGGCCAACGTCGCGACGTCGACCCCCCCGGCCTTGAGCGCCTCCGCCGCCCCGGCGCCCGCCTTGAAAACATACTCCTTCTCCATAAACGCCTTTTCCCTTTCGGTAAGCGGGGATTCGAGGTTCACGATAACCATATCGCCCTCCCCGAAAATATCGGCGGTAAAGGCGAACGGGTAGGACGGGCCGTTCCTCTCGATAAAAGGCGCGGCCCTGCCGCCGAGGTACACATCCCCCGCGGCTATGACCGTTATCTCCTCCGCCGGCACCAGAGCGGGGACGAGCGTAAAAACCAGAGACAAAAGAAACTTTCTCATCGTTCGATTCTATCCCATAGACCGGGAGATTGTCAAACAGGCACGATAATTCGGTTACCGGTTTCCGGTTATCGGTTTTCTGTCTTTCACGGACAACTGGTAACTGAAAACCGGTACTGTCTCTTATTCCGTGCGGCAGCACTATTTCGACTTGTAGAGGCCGGGCGTCTTTGGTATACTTCGGGATAATTAATCGACCGCACGGAAACGGAGCGCAAGGGATGAAGCTGAAGATACCGGCCGGGGTAAAGGACATAAAAAAGATAAAGATACACTACGTCGACCCGGACGTGCACGAGCAGAAGGGGCTCTTCGGGAGTGGCTGCTACGAGAGCGACTGCGACGACGTATGCTGCGAGTACGGCTGCGACGTGGACCTGGGGAGCCTGAAACTCATACACAGGTACCGCCATCTTATAGAGCCCATCATAAAGGCGAAGATAGAGGACTGTTTCTCGACCGAGATCAAGGCCGACACCGACTACATCGGCGGGGCCTTCCGGGAGACGGCCGTCAGGGAGAGCGACGAGCGGTGCGCGTTCCACCTGATAGGCAAGCAGGGCTGTTCGCTTTTCTATCTCTGGAGGACAAAGGGGCTCACCAAGAGGCTGGTCCCGACCATCTGCAGGTCTTATCCCATAACCTGGCACCGGGGGAGGCTCTTCGTAGACAGGCCTCTCAGGAGGAGTTGCAAATGCATGGAGGCCGCCCCCGGGGGTGAAAAGGTCCCCTCCCTCTTCCAGACCCAGGCAAGGGAGATAAGGGCTCTCTTCGATATTCAGGAAAGAAAGAGGAAGAAGAAGAAGAAGACACCGCGCCGGAAGGCCGCTAAAAGGGCCTGAGGGGCCCACCCTCCATCCCCCATCCCCCCCCGCCAGCGAACCGCCTTACTCCACTATCTTGACTTCCATCTCCACCCGCACGTTCGGGAGGTCGTTACTGCCCCGCGGCAGGTTCACGATCTTATCGACGACCTCCATCCCGCTCACCACCTGGCCGAAGACCGTATACTGCTTATCGAGGAAGGTCGAGTCCTTCACGACTATGAAGAACTGCGAGCCGGCGCTGTTGGGGTCCTGGCTCCTGGCCATACTCACGATGCCGCGCTTGTGGGATATCTCGTTGAACTCCGCCTTAACGTTGTGCCCCGGCCCGCCCATGCCGTAGCTGGACTTGTTGGTCCCCTTGGTGTTCGGGTCGCCGCCTTGGATCATGAAGCCCGGTATTATGCGGTGGAACAGGGTGCCGTCGTAAAAGCCGTCTTTCGAGAGCTTAACGAAGTTCTTAACATGGTTCGGCGCCGCGTCGGGAAAGAACTTTATCTCTATCTCCCCGTACTGTGTCTTTATTACCGCCTTTACCTCTTTGGTTTCTTCCACTCTCTTCTCCTCGGCCTGCGCACCCGGCGTTGCCGCGAAGACAAACACCGCGGCGGCAAGCACAAAAGTTTTTAGAAAACCCATCGGGACCCTACCTCCTTATTTCCTTTTTATTTCCCTTATTTCCTTTTTATTTCCAAACGTTGCCCTTAAAACTGCCACATCGTCGCCTAAAAGTCAACCTCTCGGCCTAAAAGAAAAGGCCGACTTGCGTCGGCCCTCATAACCCCGATCTTTACGGCCTGTCAAAGTATCTCGACCTCCAACATGGCGTCGTCAGCCGGTATGCCCGAGGCGGGGGACACAAGCTCCTTGACCTTCTCCGAGACCTCCCTGTAGTCCGGGTCTCTCTCGTGCACGGTATTGAACATATCCACCGCCTCTCCCACCCTGCCGGCGGCCTCGTAGGCGAGAGCGAGCTCGTACATCACGCCGTTCATCTCCTCTTCGCTCCTGCCCTGGGTCTTAAGGGCCTTCAAGTAATGGCCTATGGCCTCATCCGGGGCCCCCTCCGAAGTCTCGCAGAGCCCGAGCCTCGTGTAGCAATCGAACTCGAGCGCCGAGTCCTTCATGGCTATCTTGAACTCGTTTATCGCCTCGCTGAAGAGCTCCATTTCCATATAGGCTATACCCAGGTTATAGTGGGTCTCCGTGTCTTCCCTGCTGAGCTGCTTGCCCATACCGTCCTTGAACTCCTCGGCGGCATGGTCCGACTCCCCTTCCGCCCAAGGGGCGATGAAGCCCTCGAGGGCGTCCTCCAGCCCGAGTTCCGAGGCGAGGTCCACGAAGCCGCCGTCATCCCCGCGCCCCCCCCCCTCGCCGCCCTCCTCTTTCTCGGGATAGACCTCCATGAGATCCTCCACCACGACCTCCTTCAACTCCTCGAGCTCGTCAACGGGCTCTATCTCCTCGGCATCGTCGATAACCGGCAACTCCTCGTCCTCGTCGAGCTCGACCTTGAACTCCTCTTCCTCGGCCTCCACCTCCACGGACGGCTCTTCCTCTATAACCTCCACCGCTTCCTCTTCGGCCGTCGGCTCCTCGATCTCGACCTTAAGCTCCTCTTCCCCGGCTGTCTCCGCCGCCTGCTCGGGCCCGGGCATCGGCTCCTCGACTGCCGGGACTTCGGCCTCCACCTCTATAGCTGGAACAGACACTTCCTCTATAACCTCTATCGCTTCCTCTTCTGTGACCTCTATAGCCGGCTCCTCGGGCGGGGCCGGGGCCGGAGGTGGAGGGGGGGGTGGGGGGGCCGCCTTCTCGGGAGCCAGGATCCCACCGGCAATCTTAAGCTCGCGGAGGGTGGTGTCGATAACATCGGCCCCGGGGTTCACCTTGAGGATCTCCTCGCACAGGGCCATCGCCTTTTCATTCTCTTTATTATCCTTGTAGATATCGACGAGGTCGCTCCCGTACTTCGAAAGGTTCTCACCGTCGGCCTTCTTCTTATAGACCTCTACGAGCCCCTCCACCACCTTGAGCTCCTTCGGGTAACTGTCGTATATCCCGCCGTACACCTTCTCGGCCTTGTCAATCTTGTTCTGCTTGAAAAGTTTATCGAACGCCCAGGAGTATTCAACGAGGGCGTCCTCCTTAAAATCCATCCCGAGGTAGGCGTCGGCGAGTTTCAGCCTAACGCCGACGTTCTCCTTATCGAGCTCCACCATCTTCTTTATCAGGTCGAGCGCGTCGGTCTTCCTGGCCTTCTTCTCGTAAACGGCGAGGATGAAGCTGTACTCCCTTATGGCGTCCACGATGAGGCGCTGCTTTATGTACAGGTCGGCGAGCTTGTTGTGGAGCTCGAGCGAGGAATCGTCGAGCTTGAGCATCTGCTTGTAGACCGCTATGGCCTTCAGGTAAAAACCCTTCTGGGTATGGACCTTGGCGACCTCGGTATACTCCTTCAGGGCCTCTTCCTTGTTGCCGGTCTTTACGTTGAGGTCCCCGAGCCTGAGCCTCGTGGAGACATCAGCGGGGTCCAGCTTCATCACGGCCTGATACTCGATTATAGCCTTGTCGAGCTGGCCTTTCTGGATGAACTTCTGGGCCTTCTCTACGAGTTTTTCCTTCTTAGCCATACGCCTGGTTCGAATCCTTTCCGTTGGGGAGCATGGCGCCGCTCGTCCACTCCTCCGTAGCGTACCGTTCCCTTACAAGCTTATCCTTCAACTGCTTCTCCCAGTCGGTAAGCGTACCCGGCCTTAACGAGATATCGAGTCCTTCCTCCAACCGGGCCGTTAACGCCTCCCGGAACTCCTCCACCTTCACCCGGCCGAAGGCCCCTACCCAGGCCATCCCCCGAAGCGCCTCCTCGCCGAAAAACTCCGTGATGAGTTCGCTGTCCACATCGAAGAGTATCGAGCCGTGTTGGAGAAACGCCTCTTTAAAACGCCTCTGGGAGCTTCCGACGAGCTTTCTGCCGTCTACAACCACTTCATCCCTCGAAGGGGCATGGTAGCAAGACCACTTGTGGCCGCCCGGAGGCCGTGAGTTGCCGGCCCCGCATAGCCCCGCCTCTATCCCCACGTCCTTGAGCGCGTACACGATACATCCGCTTATCGCGAGGTAGGCGCCACGGATACCCCCGGCAAATAGCGGATTGGAGCTGCCGCACACCACCGAATAGGTAAGCTCCATGTGGTGCAACACGGCACGCCCGCCGGTTATGCGCCTTACGACCGGAAGCCCGTTTGAACCCCCGGGCAAAGACCTCTGCCGGTAGCCGATCGATACCGTCGGCTCCTTCCAGCCGTAGAGCCTCACCGTAGGCAGGGAACGCCCCTGCCTGGCGGCCGTTAGCACGGCCTCGTCCGTGGCCATGTTCTCCAGCCCGCCTGCGGGCTGGTCCACGAGAAGTCTCCACTCTTTCATGGCTTTGCCTCTCTCCCCCACACTACCCCTTACCCTTTCAAAAATACCGCCCCCCCCGAGGGGACAGTTCCAATTGTTACATTTTACTGGAATCTTGACAAAAAGTCTATATCTATATTTCCGGCTATAAAATCGTGGTCTTTCATTATATCGATAAGCAGCGGTATATTGGTCTTGACCCCTTCTATATGGAACTCATCGAGGGCCATTGACATCTTCGCTATGGCCCCCTCCCTGGTGCCGGCATGTACTATGAGCTTTGCCAGGAGCGGGTCGTAAAAGCTCGGGACCGTATAGTTGCAGTATATGGCGGTATCCACCCTCACCCCGGGGCCGCCGGGGACATAGAGGGCGGTAATCTCTCCCGGGCAGGGTACGAACGTCCGTGGGTCTTCCGCGTTTATCCTGCACTCTATGCTGTGCCCGTTAAAGGCCACATTCTTCTGCCTGATATTGAACTTCTCTCCCGCGGCGATCCTTATCTGCTCCTTTATAAGGTCCATGCCCGTGACCATCTCGGTCACCGGGTGCTCGACCTGGATGCGGGTATTCATCTCCATGAAGTAAAAGTTCTTGTCCTTATCCATCAGGAACTCGACCGTACCCATGTTGGCATAGCCTATGGCCTTTGCCATCTTGACCGCGGCCTCACCCATCCTGTGCCTGAGCTTGTCGTCGACCGCGGGCGAGGGCGACTCCTCCACTATCTTCTGGTGGCGGCGTTGGATCGAGCACTCCCTCTCCCCGAGGTGCACCACGTTTCCGTGCTCGTCCGCCATAATCTGTATCTCTATGTGCCGGGGCCTGTCGCAGTAACGCTCGATAAAGACCTCGCCGTCACCGAAGACTTCAAGCGCCTCGCTCCTGGCCATATGGAAGGCGCTGCCGAGGGAGGCCTGGGTGTGTACGAGCTTCATCCCCCTGCCTCCGCCGCCGCTCGAGGCCTTTATGATTACGGGAAAACCTATCTTCTTCGATACCTCCAGGGCCTCCTTCTCGTCGGTTACGGCGCCGTTGCTCCACGGCAGCACGGGCACCCTCGCCTTCTCGGCCTCCCTTTTGGCCTCGATCTTGTTGCCCATAAGGCGAATGGTGGCCGAGG encodes:
- a CDS encoding tetratricopeptide repeat protein → MKGGRVEFSFVYICLLLLLTIVPLGATAFKRNFVWKDGFTVWADVVGKSPGKARPHTNLGGQYSERGEYTKAIEEYRKSLAARPGTPQVYYDIGIAYAAMGNMDGAITNYKMALRIDTGYADAYNNLGAVYYGMGRVDEAMGEYRRAIELRPDHVKARSNLGTAYYGLGRLDEAIGEYRKALDRAPDHAGLYFNLGAAYEAKGLTGEAALEYGKTLELEPGDEDARRALERIKGP
- a CDS encoding CapA family protein, encoding MRKFLLSLVFTLVPALVPAEEITVIAAGDVYLGGRAAPFIERNGPSYPFAFTADIFGEGDMVIVNLESPLTEREKAFMEKEYVFKAGAGAAEALKAGGVDVATLANNHIMDYGAAGLGDTMARLDGLGIAHGGAGRTLEEARRPAVVEIKGVKVAVLAYSNTLPEEFYAGKRSPGTAYGRPEHVRADVRKAAGEADIVIVSFHWSEEGLKEPKDYQRELAHTAIDSGARLVLGHHPHVVQGAEFYNDGLILYSLGNFVFGSYSLKGPEGIIARVVFTEDGSVKSAGVIPIDVDNWEVDFRPAPLGGEVALDLSGGLKGAGVSRLPPPLPRTPPRTPKPGRVGGEVVLAP
- a CDS encoding peptidylprolyl isomerase; translation: MGFLKTFVLAAAVFVFAATPGAQAEEKRVEETKEVKAVIKTQYGEIEIKFFPDAAPNHVKNFVKLSKDGFYDGTLFHRIIPGFMIQGGDPNTKGTNKSSYGMGGPGHNVKAEFNEISHKRGIVSMARSQDPNSAGSQFFIVVKDSTFLDKQYTVFGQVVSGMEVVDKIVNLPRGSNDLPNVRVEMEVKIVE
- a CDS encoding tetratricopeptide repeat protein; this encodes MAKKEKLVEKAQKFIQKGQLDKAIIEYQAVMKLDPADVSTRLRLGDLNVKTGNKEEALKEYTEVAKVHTQKGFYLKAIAVYKQMLKLDDSSLELHNKLADLYIKQRLIVDAIREYSFILAVYEKKARKTDALDLIKKMVELDKENVGVRLKLADAYLGMDFKEDALVEYSWAFDKLFKQNKIDKAEKVYGGIYDSYPKELKVVEGLVEVYKKKADGENLSKYGSDLVDIYKDNKENEKAMALCEEILKVNPGADVIDTTLRELKIAGGILAPEKAAPPPPPPPPAPAPPEEPAIEVTEEEAIEVIEEVSVPAIEVEAEVPAVEEPMPGPEQAAETAGEEELKVEIEEPTAEEEAVEVIEEEPSVEVEAEEEEFKVELDEDEELPVIDDAEEIEPVDELEELKEVVVEDLMEVYPEKEEGGEGGGRGDDGGFVDLASELGLEDALEGFIAPWAEGESDHAAEEFKDGMGKQLSREDTETHYNLGIAYMEMELFSEAINEFKIAMKDSALEFDCYTRLGLCETSEGAPDEAIGHYLKALKTQGRSEEEMNGVMYELALAYEAAGRVGEAVDMFNTVHERDPDYREVSEKVKELVSPASGIPADDAMLEVEIL
- a CDS encoding biotin/lipoate A/B protein ligase family protein; translated protein: MKEWRLLVDQPAGGLENMATDEAVLTAARQGRSLPTVRLYGWKEPTVSIGYRQRSLPGGSNGLPVVRRITGGRAVLHHMELTYSVVCGSSNPLFAGGIRGAYLAISGCIVYALKDVGIEAGLCGAGNSRPPGGHKWSCYHAPSRDEVVVDGRKLVGSSQRRFKEAFLQHGSILFDVDSELITEFFGEEALRGMAWVGAFGRVKVEEFREALTARLEEGLDISLRPGTLTDWEKQLKDKLVRERYATEEWTSGAMLPNGKDSNQAYG
- the accC gene encoding acetyl-CoA carboxylase biotin carboxylase subunit, with product MFNQILVANRGEIAVRIMRACKEMGIRTVAVFSDTDKSSLHTRVADGAICIGPAKLSASYLNVSSLISSMEVADAEAVHPGYGFLAENAEFAEVCENCGIKFIGPSSATIRLMGNKIEAKREAEKARVPVLPWSNGAVTDEKEALEVSKKIGFPVIIKASSGGGGRGMKLVHTQASLGSAFHMARSEALEVFGDGEVFIERYCDRPRHIEIQIMADEHGNVVHLGERECSIQRRHQKIVEESPSPAVDDKLRHRMGEAAVKMAKAIGYANMGTVEFLMDKDKNFYFMEMNTRIQVEHPVTEMVTGMDLIKEQIRIAAGEKFNIRQKNVAFNGHSIECRINAEDPRTFVPCPGEITALYVPGGPGVRVDTAIYCNYTVPSFYDPLLAKLIVHAGTREGAIAKMSMALDEFHIEGVKTNIPLLIDIMKDHDFIAGNIDIDFLSRFQ